In Colwellia sp. M166, a genomic segment contains:
- the rimP gene encoding ribosome maturation factor RimP: MAKFEHKLTAMLRPAVEETGKELLGVEFISAGNHSVLRLFIDHENGIDVDDCAEVSRQVGAILDVEDPISSEYSLEVSSPGLDRPLFDKAHFEAVVDETVEVKISMPLNGRRKFKGKLIAVENDSLIVMVDNEEYELVISNIDKAHLVFNHKK, translated from the coding sequence TTGGCTAAATTTGAACATAAATTAACCGCAATGTTACGTCCTGCCGTTGAAGAAACGGGTAAGGAATTATTAGGCGTTGAATTTATTAGTGCCGGTAACCATTCGGTTTTACGCTTATTTATCGACCATGAAAATGGTATCGATGTTGATGACTGCGCAGAAGTGAGTCGTCAAGTAGGGGCTATTCTCGATGTAGAAGACCCGATCAGTAGTGAATATAGCTTAGAAGTTTCATCACCAGGGCTTGATCGGCCATTATTCGACAAAGCGCATTTTGAAGCGGTTGTTGATGAAACCGTAGAAGTAAAAATATCAATGCCATTAAATGGCCGTCGCAAGTTTAAAGGTAAATTAATTGCCGTTGAAAACGACAGCTTAATTGTCATGGTGGATAATGAGGAATATGAGCTCGTTATCAGTAACATAGACAAGGCTCACCTTGTTTTTAACCATAAAAAATAA
- the nusA gene encoding transcription termination factor NusA, protein MSKEILLVVDAVSNEKALPRESIFEAMETALETATKKKYEGDIVVRVSIDRTTGEFDTFRRWLIVGESDTPMENPYAEISLAAAQYDEPELNIGDYVEEQIESVKFDRVTTQTAKQVIVQKIREAERGLIVDAYQEQIGEIITGVVKKASRDSVILDLGNNAEAIVYRDDMLPRESFRPGDRIRGLLYEIKPEARGAQLFVSRTKPEMLIELFRVEVPEIGEEMLEIKGAARDPGSRAKISVKSNDKRIDPVGACVGMRGSRVQAVSSELGGERVDIVLYDDNPAQYVINAMAPAEVASIIVDEDKNTMDIAVEEGNLAMAIGRSGQNVRLASQLTGWELNVMTVADMNEKHQAENDKVLTLFVDKLDLDEDFALMLVEEGFTSLEEIAYVPVSEMLDIDGMDEDTIEELRERAKAAITTQALASEETLEGAEPAQDLLDLAGLERHLAFVLASRGVRTLEDLAEQGVDEISDIEDLDETKAGELIMAARNICWFNEE, encoded by the coding sequence ATGAGTAAGGAAATATTACTGGTTGTAGATGCTGTTTCTAATGAAAAGGCATTACCACGAGAAAGCATTTTTGAAGCGATGGAAACCGCTTTAGAAACAGCGACTAAAAAGAAATATGAAGGCGATATCGTCGTTCGTGTCAGTATTGATCGCACAACAGGTGAATTTGACACTTTCCGTCGTTGGTTAATCGTTGGAGAAAGCGATACGCCAATGGAAAATCCGTATGCTGAAATTAGTTTAGCAGCGGCGCAATATGATGAGCCAGAATTAAACATTGGTGATTATGTTGAAGAACAAATTGAATCGGTTAAGTTTGACCGTGTAACAACACAAACGGCAAAACAAGTAATCGTACAAAAGATTCGTGAAGCTGAACGTGGTTTAATTGTTGATGCTTATCAAGAGCAAATCGGCGAAATCATTACCGGCGTAGTGAAAAAAGCGAGTCGTGATAGCGTGATTTTAGATTTAGGTAACAATGCCGAAGCGATTGTTTACCGTGACGATATGTTACCACGTGAAAGTTTCCGTCCAGGCGATCGTATTCGCGGTTTATTGTATGAAATTAAACCTGAAGCACGTGGCGCGCAATTATTTGTTAGCCGTACTAAACCTGAAATGTTAATTGAATTATTTCGTGTTGAAGTACCAGAAATTGGCGAAGAAATGCTTGAGATTAAAGGCGCAGCTCGCGACCCTGGTTCTCGTGCAAAAATCTCTGTAAAAAGTAACGACAAACGCATCGATCCTGTTGGTGCTTGTGTTGGTATGCGTGGTTCACGTGTACAAGCCGTTTCAAGTGAGTTAGGCGGCGAACGTGTTGATATCGTTTTATACGATGACAACCCAGCACAATACGTTATTAATGCAATGGCTCCTGCGGAAGTTGCTTCTATCATTGTTGATGAAGACAAAAACACCATGGATATTGCCGTTGAAGAAGGTAATTTAGCTATGGCGATCGGTCGTAGTGGTCAAAACGTACGTTTAGCTAGCCAGTTAACTGGTTGGGAACTTAACGTCATGACTGTTGCTGACATGAACGAAAAGCACCAAGCTGAGAACGATAAAGTGTTAACTTTATTTGTTGATAAGCTCGATCTTGATGAAGATTTTGCCTTGATGTTAGTTGAAGAAGGTTTTACTTCATTAGAAGAAATTGCCTACGTACCTGTATCAGAAATGCTTGACATTGACGGTATGGACGAAGACACAATTGAAGAATTACGTGAACGTGCAAAAGCGGCTATTACGACTCAAGCATTAGCAAGTGAAGAAACACTTGAAGGTGCCGAGCCAGCGCAAGATCTATTAGACCTTGCCGGTTTAGAGCGTCACTTAGCATTTGTTCTAGCAAGCCGAGGTGTGAGAACACTTGAAGATCTTGCAGAACAAGGCGTTGATGAAATATCAGATATTGAAGACTTAGATGAAACCAAAGCGGGAGAGCTAATTATGGCTGCTCGTAATATTTGTTGGTTTAACGAAGAATAA
- the infB gene encoding translation initiation factor IF-2, with the protein MASVTVEQLANEIGTPVDRLVSQLADSGVNKSATDSVSQEEKEALLDHLKKQHGDDSTASPSKMTLSRKKKSTLVLGHGSKAKSVQVEVRKKRTYVKRSDLEEQQQAEVEAKAAEEARVQAEVEAKAKAEADAKEAENARAVAAVKAEVQAEAKAEAKVEAEAKAKQAAVAKAKNLEESAAKPAPAAETEEAKKLRLQQEAELTAKAEEEAKLSAEVARKLAEENEARWKEQEAERKAKEKEVVHLTSSKYAQEAEDKSDSADESGRRRKKKKPAGQDRNNRGRNARGKGKLGLSSPQSLKHGFTKPVEIKLNEVRIGETISVAELANKMSVKGAEVVKAMFKMGAMATINQVIDQETAALVAEEMGREVVLVKENALEEAVLSDRGHSGEAITRAPVVTIMGHVDHGKTSLLDHIREAKVAAGEAGGITQHIGAYHVETGHGMITFLDTPGHAAFTAMRSRGAKATDIVIIVVAADDGVMPQTIEAIQHAKASEAPIIIAVNKMDKEGADPDRVKSELSQHDVLSEEWGGDVQFCHVSAKTGLGIDELLDAILLQSEVLELTAVVDKMANGVVVESKLDKGRGPVATILVQEGTLNQGDIVLCGLEYGRVRAMRDENGKEIQSAGPSIPVEIIGLSGVPISGDEATVVKDEKKAREVALFRQGKFRDVKLARQQKSKLENMFANMATGEVSEVNVVLKSDVQGSLEAISDSLLKLSTDEVKVRIIGSGVGAITETDATLAAASNAIVVGFNVRADATARKVIESEKIDLRYYSVIYALIDEVKSAMSGMLAPEFKQEIIGLAQVRDVFKSPKIGAIAGCMVTEGLIKRSAPIRVLRENVVIYEGELESLRRFKDDVAEVRNGTECGIGVKNYNDVRVGDQIEVFETVEIQRTL; encoded by the coding sequence ATGGCATCAGTAACAGTAGAACAACTTGCCAATGAAATCGGTACACCGGTGGATCGCTTAGTGAGCCAATTGGCTGACTCTGGCGTGAATAAATCGGCAACCGATTCTGTTTCGCAAGAAGAAAAAGAAGCACTACTTGACCACTTGAAAAAACAACATGGTGATGATTCAACGGCTAGCCCAAGTAAAATGACGCTTAGCCGTAAGAAAAAATCTACTTTAGTACTTGGTCATGGTAGTAAAGCAAAATCAGTACAAGTCGAAGTACGTAAAAAACGTACTTATGTAAAACGTAGTGATTTAGAAGAGCAACAACAAGCAGAAGTGGAAGCGAAAGCAGCTGAAGAAGCTCGTGTTCAAGCAGAAGTTGAAGCGAAAGCTAAAGCAGAAGCAGACGCAAAAGAAGCTGAAAATGCGCGTGCTGTTGCAGCGGTTAAAGCAGAAGTTCAAGCAGAAGCCAAAGCAGAAGCCAAAGTTGAAGCCGAAGCTAAAGCTAAGCAAGCAGCTGTCGCTAAAGCGAAAAACCTTGAAGAGTCAGCCGCTAAGCCAGCACCAGCTGCTGAAACCGAAGAAGCTAAAAAGTTACGTCTACAACAAGAAGCGGAATTAACAGCAAAAGCTGAAGAAGAAGCTAAATTGTCTGCAGAAGTAGCACGTAAACTTGCTGAAGAAAATGAAGCTCGTTGGAAAGAGCAAGAAGCAGAACGTAAGGCGAAAGAAAAAGAAGTGGTACATTTAACTTCTTCAAAATACGCTCAAGAAGCTGAAGATAAAAGTGATTCAGCGGATGAAAGTGGCCGTCGTCGTAAGAAGAAAAAACCAGCCGGTCAAGACAGAAATAACCGCGGACGTAATGCAAGAGGCAAAGGCAAGTTAGGCTTATCTTCTCCTCAAAGTTTAAAACATGGTTTTACAAAACCAGTTGAAATTAAGCTTAATGAAGTACGCATCGGTGAAACCATTTCGGTTGCAGAGCTAGCCAATAAAATGTCTGTTAAAGGCGCTGAAGTTGTAAAAGCTATGTTCAAAATGGGTGCTATGGCAACCATTAACCAAGTGATTGACCAAGAAACTGCCGCACTGGTTGCAGAAGAAATGGGTCGTGAAGTGGTCTTAGTGAAAGAAAATGCCCTTGAAGAAGCGGTATTATCTGATCGTGGTCATTCTGGTGAAGCGATTACTCGTGCCCCTGTTGTTACTATTATGGGTCATGTTGATCACGGTAAAACGTCATTACTTGATCACATCCGTGAAGCGAAAGTTGCTGCTGGCGAAGCCGGTGGTATTACTCAGCATATTGGTGCATACCATGTAGAAACAGGTCACGGAATGATTACATTCCTTGATACTCCAGGTCATGCTGCGTTTACAGCTATGCGTTCACGTGGTGCTAAAGCAACTGATATCGTTATCATTGTTGTTGCTGCTGATGATGGTGTAATGCCACAAACAATTGAAGCTATCCAGCATGCTAAAGCATCTGAAGCGCCAATTATCATCGCTGTTAACAAAATGGATAAAGAAGGTGCTGATCCGGACCGTGTTAAGAGTGAATTATCACAACATGACGTATTGTCTGAAGAGTGGGGCGGAGACGTTCAATTCTGTCACGTTTCAGCTAAAACAGGTCTTGGTATTGATGAACTACTTGACGCTATCTTACTTCAGTCTGAAGTATTAGAGCTTACGGCTGTTGTTGATAAAATGGCAAACGGTGTTGTGGTTGAATCTAAACTTGATAAAGGCCGTGGTCCAGTAGCGACTATTCTTGTTCAAGAAGGTACATTGAACCAAGGTGATATCGTACTTTGTGGTTTAGAATACGGTCGTGTTCGTGCCATGCGTGATGAAAACGGCAAAGAAATTCAATCTGCAGGTCCATCTATTCCAGTAGAAATTATTGGCTTAAGTGGTGTACCCATTTCAGGTGATGAAGCAACAGTTGTTAAAGATGAAAAGAAAGCGCGTGAAGTTGCTTTATTCCGTCAAGGTAAATTCCGTGATGTGAAACTTGCTCGTCAACAGAAGTCTAAACTTGAAAACATGTTTGCTAACATGGCTACAGGTGAAGTTTCTGAAGTAAATGTTGTACTTAAGTCTGATGTACAAGGTTCACTTGAAGCGATATCTGACTCACTACTTAAACTTTCTACTGATGAAGTGAAAGTACGTATTATCGGTAGTGGTGTTGGTGCGATTACTGAAACTGATGCAACATTAGCAGCAGCGTCAAACGCAATCGTAGTTGGCTTTAACGTTCGTGCTGATGCAACTGCACGTAAAGTAATTGAGTCTGAGAAGATTGATTTACGTTACTACAGTGTTATCTATGCCTTGATTGATGAAGTTAAATCAGCAATGAGCGGTATGCTTGCTCCTGAATTTAAACAAGAAATCATTGGTTTGGCACAAGTACGTGATGTATTTAAGTCACCTAAAATTGGCGCAATCGCTGGTTGTATGGTTACTGAAGGTCTTATCAAACGTTCAGCACCAATTCGTGTACTACGTGAAAACGTGGTTATTTACGAAGGTGAGTTGGAATCTCTACGTCGCTTTAAAGATGATGTAGCAGAAGTTCGTAACGGTACTGAGTGTGGTATCGGTGTTAAGAACTACAACGACGTACGCGTTGGTGACCAAATTGAAGTATTTGAAACCGTAGAAATACAACGTACATTGTAA
- the rbfA gene encoding 30S ribosome-binding factor RbfA, producing the protein MAREFARTDRVAQEIQKEIAMIIQREVKDPRLGMVTVNAVEITRDLAYAKIFVTFFTLEGQNVDVSIEVLNEAASYIRTLLAKRINARIMPELRFIYDSSMVEGVRMGNLVDKAVAQDMKNHEGDLSETDVDEAPESE; encoded by the coding sequence ATGGCAAGAGAATTTGCTCGTACCGATCGAGTTGCACAAGAAATTCAAAAAGAAATCGCGATGATTATTCAACGCGAAGTGAAAGATCCACGTTTAGGTATGGTCACGGTTAATGCCGTAGAAATTACCCGTGATTTAGCTTATGCAAAAATCTTTGTTACTTTCTTTACTTTGGAAGGTCAAAACGTTGATGTTTCCATTGAAGTACTAAATGAAGCAGCAAGTTACATTCGTACGTTACTCGCTAAGCGTATCAATGCGCGTATTATGCCTGAACTTAGATTTATTTATGATAGCTCTATGGTTGAAGGTGTACGCATGGGTAACTTAGTTGATAAAGCGGTTGCCCAAGACATGAAAAACCATGAAGGCGATCTAAGCGAAACTGATGTAGACGAAGCTCCAGAGAGTGAATAG
- the truB gene encoding tRNA pseudouridine(55) synthase TruB, which yields MAKKRKGRAINGVLLLDKPYDMSSNSALQKVKRIYFAQKAGHTGALDPLATGMLPICLGEGTKFSQFLLDTDKTYQVTAKLGVRTTTSDIDGEVVSERAVDVSAEQLAIALDSFRGMTKQIPSMYSALKYQGQPLYKYAREGIEVPRESRDITVFRLDLLRFEGDEVDLDIHVSKGTYIRTIIDDLGELLGCGAHVAQLHRSAVGNYPTDRMVSMAQLEALLAQAESEELAPSVYLDPLLLPMTSACDGIPVVFVDDMSANFLRHGNPVQCSNAPSDGLVQVFIGDDVESGEFIGIGFIDDDGLVAPKRITVVS from the coding sequence ATGGCGAAAAAAAGAAAAGGTCGTGCAATTAACGGCGTTTTACTCCTTGATAAGCCATACGATATGTCATCGAATAGTGCTTTACAAAAAGTTAAACGCATTTATTTTGCTCAAAAAGCTGGCCATACCGGCGCCTTAGATCCCCTTGCGACGGGTATGTTGCCGATATGTTTAGGTGAAGGAACTAAGTTTTCGCAATTTTTACTTGATACAGATAAAACTTATCAAGTAACGGCTAAGCTAGGTGTTCGTACTACGACTAGTGATATCGATGGTGAGGTTGTTAGTGAAAGAGCTGTAGATGTTAGTGCTGAGCAATTAGCGATAGCATTAGATTCATTTCGCGGCATGACAAAACAAATCCCATCAATGTACTCAGCGTTAAAGTATCAAGGACAACCGCTTTACAAGTATGCGCGTGAAGGTATTGAAGTGCCGAGAGAGTCTCGTGATATTACTGTTTTTCGCTTAGATTTATTGCGTTTTGAAGGTGATGAAGTTGATTTAGATATTCATGTATCTAAAGGCACTTATATTCGCACTATTATTGATGATTTAGGTGAGTTGTTAGGCTGTGGTGCGCATGTTGCTCAATTGCACCGTAGTGCGGTAGGTAATTATCCAACTGATCGCATGGTCAGCATGGCGCAATTAGAAGCTTTACTTGCACAAGCAGAAAGCGAAGAGCTTGCACCATCAGTTTATTTAGATCCTTTGCTATTACCTATGACATCGGCATGTGATGGCATTCCCGTGGTATTTGTCGACGATATGTCAGCAAATTTTTTACGCCATGGTAATCCAGTACAATGCTCTAATGCGCCAAGCGACGGTTTAGTACAAGTATTTATTGGTGATGATGTGGAAAGCGGGGAGTTTATTGGCATCGGTTTTATTGATGATGACGGTTTAGTTGCCCCGAAACGAATCACGGTTGTTAGTTAA
- the rpsO gene encoding 30S ribosomal protein S15: protein MSLNAAEKAAIVAEYAQAEGDTGSPEVQVALLTTQINHLQGHFKQHIHDHHSRRGLLRMVSQRRKLLDYLKGKNVTRYTALIGKLGLRR from the coding sequence ATGTCTTTAAATGCTGCTGAAAAAGCTGCTATCGTTGCAGAATACGCACAAGCTGAAGGTGACACTGGTTCTCCAGAAGTACAAGTTGCTTTGTTAACTACACAAATCAACCACTTACAAGGTCACTTCAAACAGCACATCCATGATCACCACTCACGTCGTGGTTTATTACGCATGGTAAGCCAACGTCGTAAATTACTTGATTACTTAAAAGGCAAAAACGTTACACGTTATACTGCTTTGATCGGTAAATTAGGTCTACGTCGTTAA